A stretch of Telopea speciosissima isolate NSW1024214 ecotype Mountain lineage chromosome 11, Tspe_v1, whole genome shotgun sequence DNA encodes these proteins:
- the LOC122645867 gene encoding uncharacterized protein LOC122645867, whose protein sequence is MPSSYPLLSSFPPKHNLQTLLDSARPFIRGELESIDPKLPALVAVLRSVGAGECWHKHGSFFDHLLDTYRILKLWNSPDSVALCGLFHSAYSNSYVNLAIFDPSTGRDTVRSHVGDAAERLIHLFCIVPRQSLIHDDLLFNYTDSELVEQLKLSEISLKNAKGKGLFDYEEGWRKKVRSLLPAEGIKVKHIKTGDDVLVSRRVVAVFVMMTIVDFSDQLFGFQDMLFENSNGRLEFSGNNVAAGLWPGDGKPGLWMNSMSRLGALYSLIVREEEIFLEERKRSGGVLSEEGFRERNEEIELVIPPVFENCTKVLDAGEQIEARDLYWEAVCEGSKIGLDKVEELLKSCIKKNPFVGEPHVVLAQVYLLKGRFEEAEREAEKGLMLLLEWGSPWDKRMQWEGWIAWSRVLLMKAKEKSWPQTGWGILNLGLVK, encoded by the coding sequence ATGCCGTCTTCTtatcctctcctttcttcttttcctcccaaACACAATCTCCAAACCCTTCTAGACTCAGCTCGTCCTTTCATCCGTGGCGAGCTTGAATCAATTGATCCAAAGCTCCCCGCTCTTGTTGCCGTTCTCCGTTCCGTCGGCGCCGGCGAGTGTTGGCACAAACATGGCAGTTTCTTTGATCACCTTCTCGACACATACCGTATCCTCAAGCTCTGGAACAGCCCTGATTCAGTTGCCCTCTGTGGTCTCTTCCACTCTGCCTACTCCAATTCCTATGTGAATCTCGCAATCTTCGACCCCTCCACCGGCCGCGACACCGTTCGCAGCCACGTTGGCGATGCCGCCGAGCGGTTAATTCATCTTTTCTGCATTGTGCCCCGACAATCTCTAATCCACGATGATCTCCTCTTCAATTACACCGATTCAGAACTCGTCGAACAGCTTAAGCTCTCGGAGATTTCATTGAAGAACGCCAAAGGGAAGGGTTTGTTTGATTATGAAGAAGGTTGGAGGAAGAAAGTACGGTCACTTCTCCCAGCGGAAGGGATTAAGGTTAAGCATATAAAGACTGGCGATGATGTGTTAGTCTCGCGACGGGTAGTTGCGGTTTTTGTTATGATGACTATTGTGGATTTTAGTGATCAATTGTTTGGGTTTCAGGATATGTTGTTTGAGAATTCGAATGGTCGGCTTGAATTCTCCGGCAATAATGTCGCCGCCGGGTTGTGGCCTGGCGATGGAAAGCCAGGGCTTTGGATGAATTCGATGTCAAGGTTAGGTGCTTTGTATAGTTTGATTGTTAGGGAAGAGGAGATTTTcttggaagagagaaaaaggtcTGGTGGGGTTTTGTCAGAAGAAGGTTTTAGagagagaaatgaagaaattgAGCTTGTGATCCCACCTGTGTTTGAGAACTGTACTAAGGTTTTGGATGCAGGAGAGCAGATAGAGGCAAGGGATTTGTATTGGGAAGCTGTTTGTGAAGGGTCTAAGATAGGGTTGGATAAGGTTGAGGAGTTGTTGAAGAGTTGTATTAAGAAGAACCCATTTGTGGGAGAACCTCATGTGGTGTTGGCTCAGGTTTATTTGCTTAAGGGAAGGTTTGAGGAAGCTGAGAGAGAGGCTGAGAAGGGTTTGATGCTATTGTTGGAATGGGGGAGCCCTTGGGATAAGAGGATGCAATGGGAAGGGTGGATTGCTTGGTCTAGGGTTTTGTTGATGAAAGCTAAGGAGAAGTCTTGGCCTCAGACGGGTTGGGGTATCCTCAACTTAGGGCTTGTTAAGTAA
- the LOC122645869 gene encoding high mobility group B protein 7-like: MAGSTSKSNPPKARKRVEVETSTLKRAKDGSAFTRCEECKKDVPVVLIDMHNCSLESILKMNLDALVTEVRKPEEKKRKTTSSEPKSKKSKSEKKVKDPNVPKRPPTAFFLFMDDFRKSYKEENPDGKDVKVVAKEGGQKWKSMTDEEKKPYTDRARELKEEYDKAMETFKEQVDQGSEKEE; this comes from the exons ATGGCTGGTTCGACATCTAAATCAAATCCTCCAAAGGCAAGAAAGAGGGTTGAAGTCGAGACGAGTACCCTGAAACGTGCAAAGGATGGAAGCGCTTTCACAAGATG TGAGGAATGTAAGAAAGATGTTCCAGTGGTGCTCATTGATATGCACAACTGTAGCCTTGAGTCTATACTCAAAATGAATTTAG ATGCACTTGTTACAGAAGTGAGGAAaccagaagaaaagaagaggaaaactaCATCATCagaaccaaaatcaaagaaaagtaaATCAGAGAAGAAAGTTAAGGATCCTAATGTGCCTAAGCGACCCCCAACTGCCTTTTTCCTGTTTAT GGATGACTTCAGAAAATCGTACAAGGAAGAGAATCCAGATGGAAAGGATGTTAAAGTG GTAGCAAAAGAAGGTGGGCAGAAATGGAAATCTATGACAGATGAG GAGAAGAAGCCTTATACGGATAGAGCAAGAGAGCTCAAGGAAGAGTATGATAAGGCTATGGAGACCTTCAAg GAGCAAGTGGATCAGGGTTCAGAGAAAGAAGAGTAG